The following are from one region of the Papaver somniferum cultivar HN1 unplaced genomic scaffold, ASM357369v1 unplaced-scaffold_132, whole genome shotgun sequence genome:
- the LOC113333168 gene encoding universal stress protein PHOS32-like, producing the protein MASERRIGVAVDFSGCSKKALKWAIDNVVRTGDHLILLNIQPEGYYEGGEMQLWETTGSPLIPLSEFSDAVIMKKYGVKPDAETLEILNCAASQTEIVVVAKIFWGDPREKLCSAVDNIPLSCIIIGNRGLGKLKRAILGSVSNYVVSNASCPVTVVKQGETSA; encoded by the exons ATGGCAAGTGAGAGAAGAATTGGTGTTGCAGTTGATTTCTCAGGATGTAGCAAGAAAGCTCTGAAATGGGCAATTGACAACGTTGTTCGTACTGGTGATCATCTTATCCTTCTTAATATCCAACCTGAAGGTTACTATGAAGGTGGTGAAATGCAACTCTGGGAAACCACCGGTTCTC CTTTGATTCCGTTGAGTGAGTTCTCAGATGCTGTAATCATGAAGAAGTATGGGGTGAAACCTGATGCTGAAACCTTGGAGATTCTTAACTGTGCTGCTAGCCAGACAGAG ATTGTGGTGGTTGCAAAGATCTTTTGGGGGGACCCACGTGAGAAGTTATGCTCAGCAGTTGATAACATTCCTCTCAGTTGTATCATCATTGGGAATAGAGGACTCGGGAAGCTCAAGAG GGCTATCTTGGGCAGTGTTAGTAACTATGTGGTGAGCAATGCATCTTGTCCCGTCACCGTGGTGAAGCAAGGTGAAACTTCAGCCTAG
- the LOC113333060 gene encoding UPF0481 protein At3g47200-like, translated as MDSENLKQETTTIVGDHGRIAEMGNSSDALVSLIREKMESVSPSLCIYVAPEVLRKGNENSFEPVLVSIGPFHHGKQGLEAMEKHKWRYLRALLNRRPNLESVLDDCVKAMKQLEQRARKCYEELSNMSSNEFVEMMIVDGCFTIELFLTYCKKELRQRREPIFANSWMLFSVRSDMILLENQLPFFVLQRLFELVPIPKQCDQSLLELAFRFFRILIPGDDDDILHEKFSREGNHLLDLVRNTYLPSYPKVLPKQNNEMYRNVNPAEKLMHSGIKFKRATDGISLLNIKFANGVLKIPPLRIHNYTNNLLRNLIALELCSVNSTMYVTSYVFFMDGLIQSPNDVQVLRQHKIITNRLGNDEMVPEFFKKLVCDQNIVGKDNFYAGLCEQVNAYNRRTNKWFNLF; from the coding sequence ATGGATTCTGAAAACCTGaaacaagaaacaacaacaatagtGGGAGATCATGGAAGAATAGCTGAGATGGGAAATTCAAGTGATGCCTTGGTTTCCCTGATCAGAGAAAAGATGGAATCAGTTTCTCCCTCACTTTGTATCTATGTAGCCCCTGAAGTTCTACGCAAGGGTAACGAGAATTCTTTCGAGCCTGTTCTAGTCTCAATTGGTCCATTTCACCACGGCAAACAAGGGCTTGAAGCAATGGAAAAACATAAATGGCGATACTTACGTGCTCTTCTCAACCGAAGACCAAACCTGGAGTCGGTCCTTGACGATTGTGTCAAAGCAATGAAGCAGTTGGAACAAAGAGCCCGGAAGTGCTACGAAGAACTAAGCAATATGAGTAGTAATGAATTTGTGGAGATGATGATTGTTGATGGTTGCTTCACTATTGAACTCTTCCTGACTTACTGTAAAAAGGAATTAAGGCAAAGAAGGGAACCCATATTTGCCAATAGCTGGATGCTTTTCAGTGTAAGGTCTGACATGATACTACTGGAAAACCAACTTCCCTTTTTCGTTCTTCAGCGTTTATTTGAACTCGTTCCAATTCCCAAACAGTGTGACCAATCTCTTCTTGAACTCGCATTTCGTTTCTTCAGAATTTTAATCCCGGGAGACGATGATGACATTCTTCATGAGAAGTTTTCCAGAGAAGGAAACCATTTACTTGATTTAGTTCGCAACACTTACCTCCCTTCATATCCAAAAGTGTTACCAAAACAAAACAATGAAATGTATAGAAATGTAAATCCTGCAGAGAAGCTTATGCATTCAGGAATCAAGTTCAAGAGAGCGACGGATGGCATTAGCTTGTTAAACATAAAGTTCGCGAACGGAGTTCTGAAAATCCCGCCTCTGAGGATTCATAACTACACAAATAATCTCTTACGCAACCTCATCGCCTTGGAGCTTTGTTCTGTGAACTCTACAATGTATGTCACATCTTATGTGTTCTTCATGGATGGTCTCATTCAATCTCCAAACGACGTACAAGTACTTCGACAGCACAAAATTATAACTAATCGTTTAGGAAACGATGAAATGGTCCCGGAATTCTTCAAGAAATTAGTATGCGATCAAAATATCGTCGGCAAGGACAATTTCTACGCGGGCCTTTGCGAACAAGTGAATGCATATAATAGAAGAACTAATAAGTGGTTCAACCTCTTCTAG